DNA sequence from the Labrus bergylta chromosome 13, fLabBer1.1, whole genome shotgun sequence genome:
ACCTCGCCAGCTGCCTCCTACACAGATACTTCAACCAGGTTACCAAACGCTTTCCTTCATGAATGAATGTGAACAAAAACCTGTCACCTTCTCTAAAGACGTTTGAGCTTTGTACTCGACATCAAAACTACACTTATGTATGTTCTACATCTTAATGCATATGTGTACTATGGATACCTGTTAAAACTAAAGTTTtgaatgtttagaaatgtcacacaACAGAGCAGGTCCAGACTGGACGTGTGTTGTCCATTGATGcatttcaaatgtgtgtgtttgcgtgcagGTCAGAGCTAAGGCCTTGAAGACCTTGAACATTGCTCACACCATCGGTCCACGGTCCACTGCTTTTCCAGTCGATGACGTCGTTCGAATGTTAATGTTTCAAAGCGTTGAAGAGGCAACGGAATTCATCCAGCAGTACGGCATCAATGTCCTCGATGGGTGAGTGTCTGAAAGATGTTGGAACAAAGTCATTTTTCATTAACATGTTAGGAACACGTTGCAGCCCCACTGTACTGCTTTGGGATACTCTGTACCTGTTTTAAGAGAAATTCCAGTTTTTCTATGTCTCTCTTGATATGCAGCCTGTAATCGCTGCACCATTCTCTTAAGTGTATGAAAAAATTATGGGGAAAGCAAAttagcttttgttattgtttttttttgctggtagCATCGTTGCTGCCTCCAGACTGAACCGACTCcttgacaaaaacagtcatttgacCTCACTGGTGTTACTGGTCCACCTCTGCCTTCATTTGTTAATGAGttgatgtttgtttcagtggGTTAGCATAAATGCATGTTCTGCAAATAAAGTTGTAGGTTTTGTCAGTGGACTCTGGCTGCTTTGAGGAGAACAAAGAAATAACTGTTATTAGTTTGAAAGACAGAATCGTAGTCTTTAACATAAAGGTTTATCTTTGAAGGGATCCTTTCTGTTCTGTATTCTGTTAAATCTTACACTGAAGACACAACAGCTGTTTCACTTCAGTCAACAGCATTCATTCCAAAACCTCTTGTACCTTAAGAAGGGACTTAGAAGATATCCAGCTAAACAAGAAACATTCAATACAGACCAAAAATATAACTTTCTGCACATTTAGCAGATTTAGTGATGGAGTTACTGTGAGGATTATTTTGTGCACTTAGTGCAGTTGTattgatttttcaaaatgttgttcaCAGTGTGGTGGAGCTGAGTCGAACATCCTTTCAGGAGCCGGACCTTCCTCTGTCCCAGAATAAATCAGAAGTCATCCTCGCTAAGAAGACGGTGCTGAACGGTGAGGTGGTGAACGGAGGCCCCCTCCCTAACCCTCTGCAGCACACCCCCGTCTGCAGCTTTGACTTCAACAACAAGTATCGTGGAGAAGGCCCTCTGGCTGAGCCCTCAACGAGCCAATTTAAAGGTACAGGCCATATTTGTCAGATTGTGACTCCCTCACGTTTACATTTCTCTATTTACTGAATAAGGAGCATTTATAGTAATAAAGCTGAAaggtttcttttattttctcagcTCCTGCTGCCAGGTTGGAGGTTAAGGCTCCACCCAGCGCTGAGTTGCTGACACAGATCGTCCCGGTCCAGGTTCCTGTCATGCCCGTGTGTAGTTCCAGCATGTTTACGCTGCCTCCAGCTGTAACTGACGAGACTGGAGAGCCCAGCCAACCTTATCACAGACCTGCCCAGCCAGCAGACGTCCAGCAGCTGTTCCAGCCGATATCTCAACCCCAGCCTGTCAAACCTCCAACACCTCCACCTAAACCTCAGCCCACATACAACAACGAGGTCGGTGATGTCACTATATAAGAGTTCATAACAAGAAACGCCTTTAGCTGCTACcttcaatataaaacaaaccaaagaacTCAGTCAgtgataattattattaaataaccaccttcctgtttttttactGTGCACATGTCTAAGTGCTTTTTGTGTTCTCATCACAGGACGTTATGGCGGTGCTGGACTGCGTGATTGAAGAGGTGGTGGCAGCAGGAGTGAAGGAGGTCGCTGACGCTGGTGCAAGCTACGCCTCAGCAGCTCTCGAGTAAGTTTCCGAGTGATCCATCCGTCAATGTCTTCGACGTTTCGTTCTTTCTATTCATCGTGAGTTTATCGTTATGCAGAGTCGATACCTTTTTAATTGAGGTGACTAACTTGTTCTGCAGGGAGAGCAGCGTGCAGGTGGAGTCCCTGGTGGGTGAGGTGTTGGGACACTTGCTGCACGAGGTGTCGTCCGCTGAGATCACGCTGGAGCAGGAGCGCGTCGCTGAAGAGAAACGAAAGCTTGAAGAAGCCAGGTTGCTCCTCTGATTATTAccttttgatttttaataaGGCCAAGTGTGGTGTTCATCAAATCATGTGGAATTATTTACAACTCACTCTAAAAACGAACGCTGTTTCTTTAAGTTACTTTTTGATTGTGCTTTACTTTTATCTCATTGTCATTTTAAATGCGTGAAAGCTCGATGAATTCCAAGACTTATATAAAGGCTGATATCACTATCACTATCCTACCCTCACTCGTGAACAAGACCCCAAGACACTTGAACTCCTTCTCTTGGGGCAAAGCCTCACTCCCCACCCGGAGAGAGCAATCCACTGTTTTCCGGCAGGGAAGCCAACAAAACCACTTAATCTGCAAAAAGCAAAGACAATATTCTGATTTACCCGAACTggaaaccctcctcccccccccggCTGCTCCAAAACAGGACCGGTGACAAGGGGCATCCCTGGCAAAGGCCTGGGAAAGCACTGGGAACGTGTCATCATATGTAGATATGCTCAAACCAAACCAGAGTGAAGcgatttttgtacatttatctTAAGCATTAATCATTTTTCAGGCATTGAAATCTTTATTTTGCCAGTTTTAAAGAATTATCAAAGCAGTCCTACTTATTAATACTCCCCTGtttctttttccatctctgtGGTGTGTCAGGAGGAAGCAGGAGCACGAGGCCTTCGTGGTTCAGTACAGCTTCGCTCTCTGCACAGAGCTTATCGTTGAAGTTGTAAATGAGACCATCAAGGAGACCGCCGCCTCTGTGATCCAGTAAGACTCTAAAACATCCCCAAAGTCTTGAATTGGTCGTATACGAGGTTACATGGTTTACTAGAGGGTTAAAATCACAAATGCTAGAATGAaatcatttttagattttacGTCTTCAAGTGGCTCAACTGAGTTTCACTGACTTTAAATGCACTCCTTCTTTTCAGACAAGCAGTGGACGAGAAAGCCGACCGTGTGGCTAAATGCACAGAGCAGGTCTGCAACAGTCTAGTAGAGGAAACTTTGAGCGCAGACGTCGCTCTGTTGGTTGAAGACGTCCTCGAAAATGAGCTGCAACGTATTCAAAAGTACATCAAACGgtatgaaaaagaaaacgtgGAAGGGTTTGAGGAATTGTCTTTATCTGGATTGAAACATCTGATAACAGGTCCACCTCAGTCTGTTTAAATTACTGTTCTTATCTAAATATCCTCCTCACACACCCGTTCCCTCTGTCCCGCTCTCTCCGTCGACCACCAGGTGGCGTGATGTGGTCGCAGTGCGTCGCCAGCTGAAGAGACAGATGAGAGGCTTCCCTGCAGCTCCTTGCTGTGTTGATCCTCGCTTCAAACTGAAAGCTCTTGCCCCCAGCGCTCCTGCACAGCCCTCCATGGCAGATCTGGCCCGCGGTGTGGTCAACCTGGGCAACGCCGGCACCCTGGCTCTCTCCAGTACCAGGTACTTGTATCTGTCAATAGTGGTTTTGTTGGAATATACATGAAGATTCATATTcacatatacatataaaacacatataaaaacacaagcttTGATATCTCCAGATGACGAGTTAAATCGATCCATTATGACGGGAAAACCAGCTTTGTTATCAAGTAGTCAAGATCTCTAAATGACTTGTTATCACAGGAGAATTGTGTAAATGAGATGTCCGGATGTATGTTCACCTAAGGCTTCATTAAATAACACTTAGTTGCTCCAATGCATTCAAAATATGTTCTGTAATTTTTTGAAGGttgttgaaaatgaaacaggaagtgatccACCAGATGAGAGTCCATTACTACTACCAGCAGCTGCTCGAGTAAGTCAcccctttgtttgtttgtttataagtCAGACTTTATGTTCTTGAAGCAGAAGTTTGACTCTCCTCCTCGTTTCTCTCAGCGAGTCAGTTTGGACGCCGATCAACCTGCCAGCTCTGGTGACAGAGAACGTCCCCGACCCACCTGACAGGATCTTCTGGAAAGCTGTTCTGCTCCTGCCGAGCGATCACGAGAGTGTAGCCAGCCTGGCCGACAGGTACACGGCTGCATTTAAGCAAGAGACAAGTCTTTGACAGTCAGGTGCAGCTGTGATTGGTGGAGGTTTGGTTTCTTTTTACCATAAGAAATGAATCTTCATCTGGCAGCTGCATGGGATCGTTGTTCACTCTTTGAATtgatcttaaataaaaaaaatagtttaaacagAACTTGCATGACTGTTTTAAGGTTATACAGAATGAAGGGATGTGGAACATTTGAGGATATTGTAAGAAATAACACAATGGATGAATTAATGagtttgttgtttctctttttaggATTCTGTCAGACTGGCTGGAGGTGAAGCTCGGGGGTGGGCCGGGGtcagaggtgagggaggagcaGCCAGAAGACGCACTGCAGACCCTCTGCGTCACGAACACGCTGCAGGATAAAAACCAGCGCACACACAAAGTCCACATCAGCGTCAAGGTGGGATCACACTGCATCTTAGAAAGATCTGTGCCGTCAAATATATAGAAAGTAGAAACAAATCTGTTTGGATGTGAAACCATGTGTATTTAAGAATGGAATAAAACGTGTTTATCACTAAATGACAAAATGTCGGAGATcttttgtcacatgctcattgAACATGTGCAGTGAGATGTAGAAGAAATGTTTATGTGAAAGTTATTAAATACTCATTGCCctttaaaaagaccaaaaaatgTTCAGCATTCTGTGAGCCGGTGTtaattattttacttatttccatatttcatacatttagcacttttcaaaacaaactttcaagagcaaagcagcaggcaaaaactgtcatttAGCAACGTTATTATTGCATGGGgcttaaaaaatgtgaatgtaaatagtataataaaaaaaaaaaaaacagtaacatgCTGTCTCCTTGGTGGTTTGTTCCAGGCGTCCCGCGGTCCTCTAAGTGAAGACAATCTGTCCAAAATGGAGGAGTGCTGCGAGCTCCACGGGACGGGAGCTCTGATCACGCTGCTCCCCGCCATCCCCATCATTGACTCAGACCAGGATGAGCAGGATGTTCCTCTGCTGTCggctctgctgcagctcaaaCAGCTTCAGCAGGCCAGCACCTGGCACTGCCCGCTGCCTCTGGTCATACTGGTGCCCGGACCTGACAGGGGCATCGGCCTAACACAGAAACTGGAAGAAGGTAATGACTAACAGTAAAAAAAGTACCTGAGGCAGGATCTGAATTTATCTGATCGACATCTTTTAACCTTGAACTTTTCCTCTAATCTTCCCTCAGCTCTGATGCTGCACACGCTGGTGAAGGAAGGCCTGATATCAGAGTACACATTCATCTTCATACCAGAGACAACAAGTGACCTACAGGGATCCAAGCAGgtacctcacacacacacacacacacacacacacacacacacacacacacacacacacacacacacacacacacacacacacacacacacacacacacacacacacacacacacacacacacacacacacacacacacacactcacatgtacAGAAGAAGGCCACACAAAATACTCTTGTAAGCAAAATAGTCCAGTGTTCATTCTTAGGCTTCATGTTTGGTCTCTACCAAATACTTAGTTATATCTTGGTGTGTAGCTGCAGAAGACTCCCTTGTTATAACCACATACTCTCTGTGTCCATCTGTAGTTTGGTTCTGGTACGGTGCAGTAGTTTTAATTGTAAAACTCAAAAATTGGTCCTAGAGGTTTCCTGTCTTGTAAGAAGAGAGGATAATGTTGAAATCATTTCATACAGTGCATCACCTTACTACTTCTGCAAAATGTCCAAACTCCCACAATGCatgaaaactaaacaaactCATCAAACCTCCTCTTGTCAGAAACACAACTGAAATGTGGGACATAAAATACCGGCCTTGAAAGCTGATGCAGCATGTAGAGTTCAGAAGTCCAAAATCTGACGGGGTTACCAGACGAATCAAGAATTAggaaagaaacattttatatttttgccaCTTTAGTATCTAGCAATTCAAATGAATTCAGATGAAACATTCAGGAAGTGAGAGAGGAACTAGTCCTCCTCCTGATCACTAGTTACAGATGAATGAAACTAGTTGTAAGGGTTGTGATCCATTCTCagtgatttttatttgtatttactttATGCTTCCTAACACTCTGTTGTCTGTCCTCAGCTCAGTCATGCTCTGCGTTGGCTGCTGGCCCGGGCACCCCCTCCCTTCCCTTTCTCCTGTCAGACTCTTGTGCAGCTCGTGGAGGCCAGCTTGAGTCGAGAGTTTAGTCCCAGAGTTTTTGCCCAACGGCAGGAGCGTGCCGCAGCAGATCTGTCCCCTCAGGACCCGGCACCTGTCATCCAGCTATACAACGCCGTCCTGGCTCACATCGCTGACAAAGTGTCGTCTCAGGAGCTCAACAGACTCTCGTGGCCGCCCTGCGAGTTCTGCCTACCCGACACCCGAGACTTTGTCCCTCATCCGGGCTGGAACTCTACCCAGCACCTCAACTGGCTGCGTGAAGCCCTCCTCAGTCTGCAGCTACCAGAGTGGGAGACGCCGTCTGCTACAGGTCAGTGAATGTGACATCAAGCAAAGTGTTTGTAAATGGTCACATTTCacaggaatgaaaaaaaaaacatctctagtttctcctccacctccctcctcACTTTATTAATCGTCTCGTCTTCTCTCCAGACTCCTGGTCAGAGCTTTGTTCCTCCATCTATTGCTACGCTGCTCAGATCCCAGTCGCTCGCCGCAGTCAACCCCTCCTGATGTCACGACTGGAGAACCTTCTGGAAAGAGTCCGTCTAAAGGCTCACCATAGCCAAACCCCAGGGTCCAAGAAAACCATCAGCAACTGGGACAGCGGAGACGAGGACTCGTGTTCAGCCTTCAGACGGATTCCCTGGGACGACGTGCTGGTGATCTGCATCGACCACAAACTCAAAGACTGGCAGATCCCCGAACCTCCCGTCTGTGAGGGTGAGTACTCTCATGGGGAACATTTTCAAAGTATTTATAAATCTGATTTAAACTAGTTTAAAAACAAGAGCCAATGGCCGTTCTACAACCCACAGAGGACGTGTGACCGTGTTAACTTGATTAttggtgtgttttgttgttgaagATGCTGTGACAGAGGATGGAGAGATCCTGGTTTACTTCCCCACAGAGTCTTTGAATGGTTTTAAACCCCCAGAGGCGTGGACTCAGACCCTCAGACAAACCCACAGAGAGAAGCACCAAGAGAAGGAAGGGTAAGTAAAATCCTCACTCAAAATCCATCGTGAGTGAGGAAGCTCACAGTAAAGAACATTTAAGATTTCCTTTATTGttcagattacattttaaacatttatcttttaaGTTCAGCCACGTTACAAACATCTGTTGACAAATAAAACAGCTAAACATCGAGTTCATGGCCAAACAAAGCTATGAAAGTGTTCATTTATGATTTTGTACAGTAGCTTTCAAATGTCACatttcctactttttttttatcagaagtATAGAAAACTTGATGCTAAAGCCGCAACCAAAAGCTGCTACAAGCAGAAGAGAAAGACTGCTGATAACTGAGTGAGCTGTAGAGGGAGTGACGGATGTGAgcagcatttcaaaataaagctttgaATCAGAGaaatataacttttttattttaaaagtataGAAAACATAATATTACAGATTTTAATATTACAGCCAGATCAAGAGGATTTCAGAGGCAGTCGTCCTGACATTCTCTGTAAATCTTCAGGAGTGCATACGTATGTGAACACGGCTATAAACCAGCATTGACTCCCTCATAATGTTACTCAATTTCCACAGAGTCATATTACTGAAGGTGCTCTGAGttttcaaacaacaaataatcaagttaaagtgacatcatcatcaccccGCTCAGGTTCATAGATTCAGCCCACCTTCTTCattcacttctttaaaaaaaaaaaatgttctccctcctccatcctcagAGCGAGTGCAGCCGCCTGTGCCACGCCCTCCGGTCTGTCCATCAGACAGAATCTGTTCCACAGTCAGCCGGAGCCTCTGGAGGCCCCGACAGCCCCACTGgacatcacacacactcccacatcACAAGATCTGCTGGCACACAGAGTCCGGCAGAGCTTTGAGCGGGAGCACGCGGCGAGCAGAAGGTACAGATACAgcactgctggaaaaaaaaaaaaagtcattttttttaaccaccaaACATTTCTAACACGTATTCTGTGTCTACAGGAGCATGGAGCAGTTTCAGCGCTGGCTGGATGGCGATCCTGCCGATCACTTGTCCACGCCGCTCTTCATCCCGTCCTCCATTCTGTTGTCGATGCCAACAATCATACAGCAGCCGCTCACAGCCAGGAGCCGAGACGCCGCTCTCACACAGGTATGACACGTTCTCCTCACCTCGCTCAGTTATTCTAAGAgaagttatatattttttccaaacAGCTGATAGAAGATAGAAACAGTTTAGAGTGTGTGTCACATGTTGTACATTAAAGATTCGATTTATCATTAGCATGCTATTTATCTGATCCTCAAGCTACACAATAGATTACACTTTGGTTTTATTCTAAACTAAGAAAACTCCTGATTTCATTTACGTGGCTGCAGATGAAAAGAAACAGTGTTTTCTCCAAGTTGCCGCCCCAGATTTCTCTCATCATTTATCTATTTTGGTCTGTCAGCAGCCGGAGCCTTTCGACGAGATGTCAGAGGAATCAGACTGGCCTGTATCCATGGCATGGCGAATGAAGGATCTAGAACGACAGATTTTGGCGAGCAAGGAGGAAGAAATGGCGTGCCAAATGACGCTGAGTGGTCTGCTGAACATTGTTGATGACTGAGGAACTCTTAAAGGAAATATTTTGCAATGCAAATGTTTGAAAACCGTCGACAGACTTCCTGCTGCGAGTGAAgacttttgtttatttgctgAGCTCATGGCAGTGGATAACATGCAACCCGTTCATTAAaacaatgtgtcatttttttaacttgtatCTAGACTTTGGTTTGTAAATTAGAGTACCaaaatcaagatttttattCGTGTTTGAAGTTTGTTCCATTGATCATTTATACCTTCAGAATGTGTGTTAAATCAAATTCAGTGCCTAtcataaacaaaacaagatgcTGATAACCACTTACTTTAAACTCTTCTTCAAAGCCATCTatcttgtctgtttttaacaaaCTTTGAATTATTTGGATTTCTTTGAAGCGTCATCAAATCATAGGACTTCTGTGTTGTTTGAAATCATCTTTATACCGTTGATGAAATTGTGTTATAACCGACTCTTTAATAAAAGATATTTTTCATAAATACTACTTCTCATTTGGACCTGTTGTCCATCAGTTCATTAGAACCTGAAGAGACCTGGGGACGTATTCAAGAAGCCTCCTACGTACTGAGAGTTGCTACTAGTGATAAAAATCGAAGAAAGTTATTCAAATCATGAATTTTATAAGAATTTCCCGTTTAAGTTTAGACTATATctaagttattcacaaagcatcttagcccttaagagagctcctaaggtgACAAACtgaggagtagtgaggaggacttttaacaggatgaagagtttctcaagctgaggagaaaataaagaaatgttctccaaacaaTACATGAAGAAAAATCTTTTGAATCATAGCTGGGTCGAAGACAAAAATaatttgtgcagacatttcaatccatctaTGACGTTTTTCAGTGCAAAGTgtgacatgcatgttgagtttctctacatgtgttgacctccacaggtgcatccatTCACTGAGGAAAGACCCTTTACCTGCTGATGTAAcgatcagcatgtgaagaagtgggcatgtgattttaaacatcttgTAGACTATAAACTCTTAAAAGTACGTCTAACAAATTATCACACAGATGTCCATTTCAtagtgttcataattacacaatgcCTGACTAGATTCTATGATTGGGCCCATTTGATTTCACTGTCCGTCTATTGGTGCATTcgtgtggtgtggtgtgtggtggAGAAATCGGACAAACGAGTTTCCATTATCGCACAGCCTCTTTTTATAGGGCTCTGCATTATCGCTCACTTCTTTCTAATTCAACCACGCCTCCTCACTTTGATAaaaagtttctgtctcttcctcgcACATAGTTGCTCTGAGAAAATCACTCCTAAGAAAACAatctttgcttttcttatttaaaaaaagcattcatCTCAAAGCATCACTTTGCCTGACgcagcatgtgtgtgatttatttcaaagcattttttttacaaaccacAAAGTCGGAAAACTGAATATCTGACATTCACAACACGTCTTTATCGCTGAAATGAAGTACAGACATGTCTCTTggtatgtttgttgttttcacttGGATTTTATTTACTgtctgaaatacacaaaaacaaactgctcatttcaagtttttttaatcGTGAGACTACAAAGCTAGCAGATGGGCCACTAGCAAACCACGGGTGAatgtcaggagtttttttttcattcctccATCAGTGGAAATCTTagttcatgttgtgtgtttgtgtctaacCTCAGAAGTAAAACAGTTCCCTCTTAACAGCTGGTGGCTTTAATGCACGGttacacacccacacccacacccacacccacacccacacccacacccacacacacacaacctttaATTACAAACAACATGGCGGTCTTCAGAAGTTCAGACTGCAAGAGAACGACTCTTTCATTTTGCATCTTTGGTCCATCACAATGTCTATGTGACTGTCCCTGAAATCTAAGACTTTAACTCACCATTTTACACGTATACAAAAATCATTCAACTTTAATAATATCAACAACTAATgagacgaagaaaaaaaaacaggagagcaAAAGGTGAAACGAGCCCGTTGAAGATAAGAAAGTAGCACGGACCGAATGTGCAGATTTTGCATTGACAGTAGCAAACCTTCCTAAGGGGGCCCTATCTGACAGCACTTACTCTTGGTGCCATGCTAAgctaagcgttgcatgcattattgccgTGAAAACTagttgtcaatgaaagtcaacaaataaaaatgagaaGAAATGATCTCTCTATAAGATAGAAAACAAGGAAGAAGCGTAATCGTCAGGatactggcagacatgatgaagatgaacgctggttggagggccccaacagactctagaattgcCACTGATCATGCCTCATATTGTACGTTTCTTACCACCATGGCTTTaatatcaaacacaaacaggcacatttATAATGAAGTCCTCACTACTGTGATAAATACATCTTTTATATTCCATTATTCAGGAAACACAGCGCTACAGAACCAAAAACCTCCACCTGGAATGTTACAGCACAACCTGATACCTGTTTGTttaggtaaataaataaacttctaTTTGGCAATATACAAAACACTCTCAAACTTTGCTTCGGAATAAATCTGTGCAAAAGCCCGTTGTgacatccatgtttttttttttttttttacagtattggGAATTATTGCCCGTTCAGATGAGACCTTTATTTTCTTAGATTGTCCTTGAGCTGCTAAAATTGTTCTGTGCAAGAAATCAAAGCTAAGTGGTCACTAGATGCACAGTGATAAAGAAAACAGGTACATTTCTTCCTGCAGGTTTACAAAACTTAGACAAGAAATGTTGTTgccaacacagacagaaaaagcaGATAACTTTCTAAACAGTCTCTATACTTTAAACCCTTCTTCAGGTTcaggaacccccccccccccccaaaaaaaatgtaacttaagacaaaaataaagaaaacgacTCGCCTTTATCCCAAATGCAACAATTTATACAACATAGATGAGTGTTACACTTTAAAAAGTCTCTGTGAATAAATACAATCTGCTGCTATTGCAAGAATTTCCACTGAAAAATACATTCGGAGTACAATTTTGAAAGACCTCACAGGAAATGTGAAGCTTCAATAAACCTGCCGATGACCTTGCAACATTCAGAGAAGTGTGTTTGAGAAGAGACGCATGTGTGAGGAGATCACACAGGCCCATGAACTGCAGCTTAGCCTGTGagaatacatacatatatatatacatatatatacatttacACAATCAGAGACACATTATGAAGCTTATAGGATAACATCCACACACCTCACCAACACACAAAACTAACAGAGTGTCCAATATATAACCaggcagagaaaaacaaaaacgagaACGTAACTAAACTAACACTCTTTGATATGGTCTAAATCCTGTGTTACCACATGTCATGTGATGTGCCGCCCCCACAGATTACATGAGTTATCTACTGTAAACATTGCATTACAGATATGTAGATAGTGTTATACTTGTTTCAACAAATGAGGCTTCACTCAGACAttacaacagaggagaagaagacacCATGAAGCAGATGTACAGCCGCAAAGCAAAGCAACAccagatggagaaaaaaaaatcctcccacGTATCAGAGAGTTTGCTCGTGTATGTATAGATCAGTTCGGGGGAAGCTCGCTGGGCCGCTGCAGGAGAGAAACATAAAAGTATTGCAGAGGTGCAGCAGGTCTACAGCAGACTGTCCAGGCTCTTCCCAGCGCTCTCCTTTTCATCGGCTTCAGTGGGCGCGTCCTGTTTGGACTGGTACTCCTGCAGGACGGCGA
Encoded proteins:
- the mcm3ap gene encoding germinal-center associated nuclear protein isoform X2 — encoded protein: MNPPNPFGSPQGGAFQAPSSTMKTSLFQSFGQQSSSNQQTMGFFPSTPAFGQPSVLNQPTSHGSTMFGQAPAFGQSSTQPASLPPISQTPAFGQPALAMSSSGFGSSATPAFGQPSGLNQQSSVFGQTPAFGQTSAFGQTAGFGQQPAGFGQQSSGSGNTQVSSGSTPALGQPQSLSFGQSLFGPPPSTGVSTSVFGSTQSVTQSRGFGPTEFNFKPANEALFKPIFSASPEPTKPQTTSMSSSLFGSSASQTTSTISSSSSTTATTAGFTLMPGAKSGPLGFSFSQPAAAPSIATQNNPLTTGNSSGSSSTLQFTFSQPAAPSSSSTKTSTTQPTTPSSFSFSTKTLQPQDPPAYSGTIFGPPPAYGDTKSKAESGTGEKGSNLEALGDTNVFARLGKGTKRKEEPVVPSSGQEKPATEEDVPAEAESPRHPSKRPLMRSRGPAGGIFGRALSGLRKDIPVRRDATKGTEREDVPAKSEDLPVTTPTGSRDVVEKAEQSDSAKTPEPERETITPVKRGVRRERSESLSGMSPSDCTSIMCRNVLPNLNRREIMEKHFRHFGKVSKVICRPAKNTAIIYFDDHASAARAKKKGKILQRHELLLLWQRKKQSPCDKGGRPAAGKEEAEGESLEGTGSKASLSPLRRPGFRAPAVSSTATLSRSSPVKKSSLAKSLQFDTEAPRESGSDASTSERPVPSSLLHLIGQFAETAEDKYRLLEQRDKILRQGRPKRTDLVLSKVFVGTCPDMCPEKERYMRETRKQLSIFEVVLNTEMVEHTAAIKEYSRSSADQEEPLPHELRPLPVLSMTMDYLVTQIMDEGHDNYRDWYDFVWNRTRAIRKDIIQQHLCCPHTVSLIEKCTRFHVHCAHHLCEERISSFDPKINNENMTKCLQSLKEMYQDLATRQVYCPQEAEFRQYNVLLKLNDGDILRDVQQFRDEVRNSPEVKFAVQAFAAVNSNNFVRFFKLVKGASYLASCLLHRYFNQVRAKALKTLNIAHTIGPRSTAFPVDDVVRMLMFQSVEEATEFIQQYGINVLDGVVELSRTSFQEPDLPLSQNKSEVILAKKTVLNGEVVNGGPLPNPLQHTPVCSFDFNNKYRGEGPLAEPSTSQFKAPAARLEVKAPPSAELLTQIVPVQVPVMPVCSSSMFTLPPAVTDETGEPSQPYHRPAQPADVQQLFQPISQPQPVKPPTPPPKPQPTYNNEDVMAVLDCVIEEVVAAGVKEVADAGASYASAALEESSVQVESLVGEVLGHLLHEVSSAEITLEQERVAEEKRKLEEARRKQEHEAFVVQYSFALCTELIVEVVNETIKETAASVIQQAVDEKADRVAKCTEQVCNSLVEETLSADVALLVEDVLENELQRIQKYIKRWRDVVAVRRQLKRQMRGFPAAPCCVDPRFKLKALAPSAPAQPSMADLARGVVNLGNAGTLALSSTRLLKMKQEVIHQMRVHYYYQQLLDESVWTPINLPALVTENVPDPPDRIFWKAVLLLPSDHESVASLADRILSDWLEVKLGGGPGSEVREEQPEDALQTLCVTNTLQDKNQRTHKVHISVKASRGPLSEDNLSKMEECCELHGTGALITLLPAIPIIDSDQDEQDVPLLSALLQLKQLQQASTWHCPLPLVILVPGPDRGIGLTQKLEEALMLHTLVKEGLISEYTFIFIPETTSDLQGSKQLSHALRWLLARAPPPFPFSCQTLVQLVEASLSREFSPRVFAQRQERAAADLSPQDPAPVIQLYNAVLAHIADKVSSQELNRLSWPPCEFCLPDTRDFVPHPGWNSTQHLNWLREALLSLQLPEWETPSATDSWSELCSSIYCYAAQIPVARRSQPLLMSRLENLLERVRLKAHHSQTPGSKKTISNWDSGDEDSCSAFRRIPWDDVLVICIDHKLKDWQIPEPPVCEDAVTEDGEILVYFPTESLNGFKPPEAWTQTLRQTHREKHQEKEGASAAACATPSGLSIRQNLFHSQPEPLEAPTAPLDITHTPTSQDLLAHRVRQSFEREHAASRRSMEQFQRWLDGDPADHLSTPLFIPSSILLSMPTIIQQPLTARSRDAALTQPEPFDEMSEESDWPVSMAWRMKDLERQILASKEEEMACQMTLSGLLNIVDD